In Sulfitobacter albidus, the following proteins share a genomic window:
- a CDS encoding outer membrane protein assembly factor BamE yields MGKTTQGPWMRRVIMALALGAALSACAPQFANHGYIPPAEDLDLLTVGVDTRASVEEAIGTPSTAGVVNESGFYYVRSRKRTFGALAPKTVEREVLAISFDSAGVVTNIERFGLERGRVVPISRRVTTSGVSNNGFLKQLLGNIGRFNPAGLAG; encoded by the coding sequence ATGGGCAAGACGACACAGGGGCCATGGATGCGCCGCGTGATTATGGCGCTCGCGCTGGGGGCTGCGCTTTCTGCCTGCGCCCCGCAGTTTGCCAACCATGGCTACATCCCCCCCGCCGAAGACCTCGATCTGTTGACAGTGGGCGTCGATACCCGCGCCTCTGTCGAGGAAGCCATTGGCACGCCCTCGACCGCCGGTGTGGTCAACGAAAGCGGCTTTTACTACGTGCGCAGCCGCAAACGCACCTTTGGTGCGCTCGCCCCCAAGACGGTAGAGCGTGAAGTGCTTGCCATCAGTTTCGACAGCGCGGGTGTGGTCACCAACATCGAACGCTTCGGGCTGGAGCGGGGGCGGGTCGTGCCGATCTCGCGCCGCGTGACGACGTCGGGCGTGTCGAACAACGGGTTCCTCAAGCAGCTGTTGGGCAATATCGGGCGCTTCAACCCCGCGGGGCTGGCGGGGTGA
- the plsX gene encoding phosphate acyltransferase PlsX translates to MTDPSDRSPAKARTLISVDAMGGDQGPAAVVAGMVKSAKINPDIAFILHGPRSELAPLVERQPTLADRVTIHDAEGVVTMDDKPSQVVRQGKGTSMYSAIEAVRSGEASVAVSCGNTGALMALSMIRLRKMPGVNRPAIAVLYPSSNAQGFNVLLDVGADIRADADDLLRFALMGKSYARNGLGVDHPRIGLLNVGTEEHKGRTELKEAHDLIRDHAADAGFDFVGFVEGGDISGDRADVIVTDGFTGNIAIKTGEGTASLIGIRLREAFKYSILSRLASVLAYTSLMRLRRKIDPRRVNGGVFLGLNGTVVKSHGSADATGVSAAIKLAAQLADNGFNDKLAARVAATLPAQQENDT, encoded by the coding sequence ATGACGGACCCGTCCGATCGTTCACCCGCGAAAGCCCGCACCCTCATCTCTGTTGATGCGATGGGGGGCGACCAGGGGCCGGCAGCCGTTGTTGCCGGCATGGTCAAATCGGCCAAGATCAATCCCGACATTGCGTTCATCCTGCACGGCCCCCGGTCCGAGTTGGCGCCATTGGTCGAACGCCAGCCGACCCTTGCCGACCGCGTAACCATCCACGACGCCGAAGGGGTCGTGACGATGGACGACAAGCCCAGCCAGGTCGTGCGCCAGGGCAAGGGCACGTCGATGTATTCCGCGATCGAGGCCGTACGCTCCGGTGAGGCCAGCGTGGCCGTCTCCTGTGGCAATACCGGCGCGCTGATGGCGCTGAGCATGATCCGCCTGCGCAAGATGCCGGGCGTGAACCGGCCCGCGATTGCCGTCCTTTATCCGTCCTCCAATGCCCAGGGGTTCAACGTGCTGCTCGACGTGGGCGCCGACATCCGTGCCGATGCCGACGATCTGCTGCGCTTTGCGCTGATGGGCAAATCCTACGCCCGAAACGGGTTGGGGGTGGATCATCCCCGCATCGGCCTGCTGAACGTCGGCACCGAAGAACACAAGGGCCGCACCGAGCTGAAGGAAGCCCATGACCTGATTCGCGACCATGCCGCCGACGCGGGCTTTGACTTTGTCGGATTCGTCGAAGGGGGCGATATTTCCGGCGACCGCGCCGATGTGATTGTCACCGACGGATTCACCGGCAACATCGCGATCAAGACGGGCGAAGGCACGGCGAGCCTGATCGGCATCCGCCTGCGCGAGGCGTTCAAATACTCGATCCTGTCGCGGCTGGCCTCGGTGCTGGCCTATACCTCGCTGATGCGTCTGCGCCGCAAGATCGATCCGCGCCGTGTCAACGGTGGCGTGTTTCTGGGGCTCAACGGCACGGTGGTGAAATCGCACGGATCGGCGGATGCCACGGGGGTATCCGCCGCGATCAAACTGGCGGCACAACTGGCGGACAACGGGTTCAACGACAAGCTTGCCGCGCGGGTCGCCGCCACCCTGCCCGCCCAGCAGGAGAACGATACGTGA
- a CDS encoding GNAT family N-acetyltransferase — translation MFDALPDPPGDSLFQTPAFGAALRLVGRSPITLPGGQILLRRRLCGVEFLMLPRADPPADLNAQLCAMGLGGRPLILSPERARPSGRVLRLRAPVATFDLALHTDEQSQRAALHGKWRNALRRTERGALRVRHGSLDPCDPVIAAAAAQARTRRYAAWPAGLTAAWAQVAPQQTRIFRACLRGEEIAQMVFLLHGTRASYQIGLTTDLGRATGAHTLLMWSAMRWLVRAGISRVDLGPSLPHAYGIDRFKARTGAQLRETGGTWLRWRPLARGRRP, via the coding sequence ATGTTTGACGCGCTTCCAGATCCGCCCGGCGACAGCCTGTTCCAAACCCCCGCCTTTGGCGCCGCCTTGCGGCTGGTCGGGCGGTCACCGATCACGCTGCCGGGTGGTCAGATCCTTCTGCGCAGGCGACTGTGCGGCGTGGAATTCCTTATGCTGCCCCGCGCCGACCCGCCCGCCGATCTGAATGCGCAGCTGTGCGCCATGGGCCTGGGCGGCCGTCCTCTGATCCTGTCCCCGGAACGCGCCCGCCCGTCCGGTCGCGTCCTGCGCCTGCGCGCGCCGGTGGCCACTTTCGATCTTGCGTTGCACACCGATGAGCAAAGCCAACGCGCCGCGTTGCACGGTAAATGGCGCAACGCATTGCGCAGGACTGAACGGGGCGCGCTGCGGGTCCGCCACGGCAGCCTTGACCCGTGCGACCCGGTCATCGCCGCCGCCGCCGCGCAGGCCCGCACGCGCCGCTATGCCGCATGGCCCGCCGGTCTCACCGCCGCCTGGGCCCAAGTGGCCCCCCAGCAGACGCGGATCTTTCGCGCCTGCCTGCGCGGGGAAGAGATCGCACAGATGGTTTTCCTGCTGCACGGCACGCGCGCGAGCTATCAGATTGGCCTGACAACGGACCTGGGACGCGCGACGGGCGCCCATACGTTGCTGATGTGGTCCGCGATGCGCTGGCTGGTACGCGCGGGCATCAGCCGCGTCGATCTCGGCCCCAGCCTGCCACACGCCTACGGGATCGACCGGTTCAAGGCACGTACGGGCGCGCAGTTGCGTGAGACCGGTGGCACATGGTTGCGGTGGCGCCCCCTTGCACGCGGGCGCCGCCCGTGA
- a CDS encoding ABC-F family ATP-binding cassette domain-containing protein, with the protein MARAPLLQLTDISLTFGGDPVFADLSLVVQPGDRLALVGRNGSGKSTLMKVMAGLVEADAGEVVPGPGVRVGYMEQDPDLAGFETLGDFASDGLDPGELYKVERAGEGLKFDPDRPVATASGGERRRAALARLMASEPELMLLDEPTNHLDIEAIAWLEDELKSTRTAFVTISHDRAFLRALTRGTLWIDRGAVRRADIGFDGFEAWRDKIWEEEDQQRHKLDRKIKAEARWAVEGISARRKRNQGRVRALGELRAERASQIKRQGTAAMALEAGPKSGRKVIEADGIAKAFGDKQILRDFSITVQRGDRIALVGPNGVGKTTLLNMMIGRETPDSGTIKLGTNLELALLDQGRDQLDGDMSLWDSLTGDPDMRVSGKADQVLVRGMPKHVVGYLKEFLFDEAQARAPVRSLSGGEKARLLLAKIMARESNLLVLDEPTNDLDVETLDLLQELLDTYDGTVILVSHDRDFLDRVAATTIAMEGNGRATVYAGGWSDYLAQRGQDDFEGSVTKAKQAPPKAQAQAAKPKKGLSFTEQHRLEALPDEIARIEAEIGKLQELMSDPELFTREPVKFQKATEALIARQAKLEAAEEEWLALEEKAGA; encoded by the coding sequence ATGGCACGCGCACCCCTTCTCCAGCTCACCGATATCTCCCTCACCTTTGGCGGTGATCCCGTCTTTGCCGATCTGTCGCTGGTCGTGCAGCCCGGCGACCGTCTGGCGCTGGTGGGCCGCAACGGATCGGGCAAATCCACGCTGATGAAGGTTATGGCCGGTCTGGTCGAAGCGGACGCCGGCGAGGTCGTGCCCGGCCCCGGCGTGCGCGTGGGCTATATGGAGCAGGACCCCGATCTGGCCGGGTTCGAGACGCTGGGCGATTTCGCCTCCGACGGGCTGGACCCCGGTGAGCTCTATAAGGTGGAGCGCGCGGGCGAGGGGCTGAAATTCGACCCCGACCGCCCGGTGGCCACCGCGTCGGGCGGGGAGCGGCGGCGCGCGGCTCTGGCCCGTCTGATGGCTTCCGAGCCTGAGCTTATGCTGCTCGACGAGCCGACCAACCACCTTGATATCGAGGCGATCGCCTGGCTGGAGGACGAGCTGAAATCGACGCGCACGGCGTTTGTGACGATCTCCCACGACCGCGCCTTTCTGCGTGCGCTGACGCGTGGGACGCTTTGGATTGATCGGGGTGCCGTGCGCCGTGCCGACATTGGATTTGACGGGTTCGAGGCGTGGCGCGACAAGATCTGGGAAGAAGAAGACCAGCAACGCCACAAGCTTGACCGCAAGATCAAGGCCGAAGCGCGGTGGGCGGTCGAGGGCATCTCGGCCCGGCGCAAACGCAATCAGGGCCGCGTGCGCGCGCTCGGAGAGCTGCGCGCCGAACGCGCCAGCCAGATCAAGCGGCAGGGCACGGCGGCCATGGCGCTGGAGGCCGGGCCAAAATCGGGCCGCAAGGTCATTGAGGCCGATGGCATCGCCAAAGCCTTTGGCGACAAGCAGATCCTGCGCGATTTCTCGATCACGGTGCAGCGTGGCGACCGCATCGCGCTGGTCGGGCCCAACGGCGTGGGCAAGACCACGCTGCTGAACATGATGATCGGGCGCGAAACCCCCGACAGCGGCACGATCAAACTGGGCACCAACCTTGAGCTGGCGCTGCTGGATCAGGGGCGCGACCAGCTCGACGGGGATATGTCGCTGTGGGACAGCCTGACGGGCGATCCCGATATGCGCGTGTCGGGCAAGGCCGATCAGGTGCTGGTGCGCGGCATGCCAAAGCACGTCGTGGGTTATCTCAAGGAATTCCTGTTTGACGAAGCACAGGCTCGCGCGCCCGTGCGCTCGCTTTCGGGGGGCGAAAAGGCGCGCTTGCTGCTGGCCAAGATCATGGCGCGCGAAAGCAACTTGCTGGTGCTCGACGAGCCGACGAACGATCTGGATGTGGAAACGCTCGATCTGCTGCAAGAGCTGCTGGATACCTACGACGGCACGGTGATTTTGGTCAGCCATGACCGGGATTTTCTGGACCGCGTGGCGGCCACGACCATCGCCATGGAGGGCAACGGCCGCGCGACGGTCTACGCGGGCGGCTGGAGCGACTACCTCGCGCAGCGTGGGCAGGATGATTTCGAGGGCAGCGTGACCAAGGCCAAACAGGCCCCGCCCAAGGCGCAGGCACAGGCCGCAAAGCCCAAGAAAGGCCTGAGTTTTACCGAGCAGCACCGGCTCGAAGCGCTGCCGGACGAGATCGCGCGCATCGAGGCGGAGATCGGCAAGCTGCAAGAGCTGATGAGCGACCCGGAGCTGTTCACCCGCGAGCCGGTGAAATTCCAGAAAGCCACAGAGGCGCTCATCGCCCGGCAGGCCAAGCTGGAAGCGGCCGAAGAAGAATGGCTCGCCCTCGAAGAGAAGGCCGGCGCCTGA
- a CDS encoding anhydro-N-acetylmuramic acid kinase, translated as MVGRIAKTGMVTAAGAMSGTSLDGVDVAVLRTDGERIDSFGRSAYRAYTQAERETIAAGFGQWSGEAVERAAEVVDAAHAEILAEFSDVDVIGFHGQTLAHAPRTHGTLQVGDGAALADAVGVPVVWDYRSADVSLGGEGAPLAPFFHHACARHIGAEAPLAFLNLGGVGNLTWVDPRIARPETEGALLAFDTGPANAPINDLMQARLGEPFDKGGALARRGTVETGALELFLAEPYFARMPPKSLDRNDFAEMIGLVGELSDADAAATLTAMSAAGVTEAMSHCPTPPDRVLVTGGGRLNPVLMEMLRVALDCPVVPIEDVGLDGDMLEAQAFGYLAVRVARGMPTSCASTTGVRAAVGGGTLSHPRAASAT; from the coding sequence ATGGTGGGGCGCATTGCAAAGACCGGAATGGTCACGGCGGCGGGGGCGATGTCGGGCACCTCGCTCGATGGGGTCGACGTGGCTGTGCTGCGCACCGACGGAGAGCGGATCGACAGCTTTGGCCGCAGCGCCTACCGCGCCTACACGCAGGCCGAGCGTGAGACCATCGCCGCAGGCTTTGGGCAGTGGAGCGGCGAGGCCGTAGAGCGGGCGGCCGAGGTCGTGGATGCCGCCCACGCGGAGATTTTGGCCGAGTTTTCCGACGTCGATGTGATCGGCTTTCACGGGCAGACGCTGGCGCACGCGCCGCGCACCCATGGCACGTTGCAGGTTGGCGACGGGGCGGCGCTGGCCGATGCGGTCGGCGTGCCGGTCGTGTGGGATTATCGCAGCGCCGATGTCTCTCTGGGCGGGGAGGGCGCACCGCTGGCGCCGTTCTTTCACCACGCCTGCGCGCGCCATATCGGGGCCGAGGCACCGCTGGCATTTCTGAACCTTGGGGGGGTCGGGAATCTCACGTGGGTGGACCCGCGCATCGCGCGGCCCGAAACGGAAGGTGCGTTGCTGGCGTTCGACACCGGCCCCGCCAATGCGCCGATCAACGATCTGATGCAAGCGCGGCTGGGGGAACCGTTTGACAAGGGCGGCGCACTGGCGCGGCGCGGCACTGTCGAGACGGGCGCGCTGGAGCTGTTCCTCGCCGAGCCCTATTTTGCGCGGATGCCGCCCAAATCCCTCGACCGGAACGATTTTGCCGAGATGATCGGTCTGGTCGGGGAGCTGTCGGACGCCGATGCCGCCGCCACCCTCACGGCGATGAGTGCGGCAGGCGTGACGGAGGCGATGTCGCATTGCCCGACACCCCCGGACCGGGTGCTGGTGACCGGGGGCGGGCGTCTGAACCCAGTGTTGATGGAGATGCTGCGCGTCGCGCTCGACTGTCCGGTGGTCCCGATCGAGGACGTGGGGCTGGACGGTGATATGCTGGAGGCGCAGGCGTTTGGCTATCTCGCCGTGCGAGTGGCACGCGGGATGCCGACATCCTGCGCCAGCACCACAGGCGTGCGCGCGGCGGTTGGCGGCGGGACCTTGAGCCACCCGCGCGCAGCAAGCGCGACCTGA
- a CDS encoding YceD family protein — MAPSRPTATSLRVADLQTGAPTPFELRPDRDTCAALAQELDLYALRKLSFAGTLRPIGDTDWLLEARLGATVVQPCVTTLEPVTTRIDTDVIRHFLREMPEPEAPEVEMEDDTAEELGAWIDPAAVMAEALALAVPDYPRKEGATLEPVQVTEAGKTPLSDDDLKPFAGLAALKDQLTDKKD, encoded by the coding sequence ATGGCCCCTTCCCGTCCCACCGCCACCAGCCTTCGGGTCGCCGATCTGCAAACCGGCGCGCCCACCCCGTTCGAATTGCGCCCCGACCGCGATACCTGCGCGGCGCTGGCGCAGGAGCTGGACCTCTACGCGCTGCGCAAGCTCAGCTTTGCGGGCACCCTGCGCCCGATCGGTGATACCGACTGGCTGCTGGAGGCGCGCCTGGGTGCCACCGTGGTGCAACCCTGCGTGACCACGCTGGAGCCCGTGACCACCCGGATCGACACCGACGTGATACGCCATTTCCTGCGCGAGATGCCGGAGCCGGAGGCGCCAGAAGTCGAAATGGAAGATGACACCGCCGAAGAGCTGGGCGCCTGGATCGACCCCGCCGCCGTCATGGCAGAAGCGCTGGCGCTGGCTGTGCCCGACTACCCGCGCAAGGAAGGTGCGACGCTGGAGCCCGTGCAGGTCACCGAAGCGGGGAAAACGCCGCTCAGCGACGATGATCTCAAACCCTTTGCCGGTCTTGCGGCGCTCAAGGACCAGCTGACCGACAAGAAGGACTGA
- a CDS encoding GNAT family N-acetyltransferase — protein sequence MNVQIVPATTEADLAAVRALCWDYRAGLIATSAEDARITETFYPIPKYTVLMDRLAAEHARPQGQILLARLDGAPVGCAMSHALDPKTSEIKRLYVSPAARSHGIARRLVTQLMAQARDDGFSRVVLDTSQRLTAARALYARLGFAERGPYQDIPEHALPHLVFFEAPL from the coding sequence ATGAACGTGCAGATCGTCCCCGCCACGACCGAAGCGGATCTCGCCGCCGTGCGCGCGCTGTGCTGGGACTACCGCGCGGGGCTCATTGCGACATCCGCCGAAGACGCCCGCATCACCGAGACGTTTTATCCCATCCCAAAATACACCGTTCTCATGGACCGTCTGGCCGCCGAACACGCCCGGCCCCAAGGGCAGATTTTGCTCGCCCGCCTCGACGGCGCGCCCGTCGGCTGCGCCATGAGCCACGCGCTGGACCCCAAAACCAGCGAGATCAAGCGGCTTTATGTCAGCCCAGCCGCCCGTAGCCACGGCATCGCGCGCCGTCTTGTCACGCAGCTGATGGCACAGGCCCGCGACGACGGATTCAGCCGCGTCGTGCTCGACACCTCGCAGCGGCTCACGGCGGCGCGCGCGCTCTACGCGCGTCTCGGCTTTGCCGAACGCGGGCCCTATCAGGATATCCCGGAGCACGCCCTGCCCCATCTTGTGTTTTTCGAGGCTCCGCTATGA
- a CDS encoding DUF7002 family protein: MTPEAFASLCGPTLYHVTAAQNVPAIRREGLLSAADLARHAGVDPRTLVLRQTRMTLPGGAVLNHQLPLRKGRARAAAFLDGTTIEGWAQQLDTRVYLAPRRKLDALQGSFDVPIHTFKIDSAALFAALSDYIDLSPINSGNADRRPARRGEWIYVPATAPAATFRDNRRIRGLVTTRDSVREVSITCPVPPETLDRVLQ; encoded by the coding sequence ATGACGCCCGAGGCGTTTGCCAGCCTGTGCGGCCCGACGCTTTACCACGTCACGGCCGCACAGAATGTGCCCGCCATCCGCCGTGAAGGGCTTTTGAGCGCGGCAGATCTCGCCCGCCACGCGGGCGTCGATCCCCGCACGCTGGTGCTGCGCCAAACCCGGATGACGCTGCCCGGCGGCGCGGTGCTGAACCACCAGCTCCCCTTGCGCAAAGGCCGCGCGCGGGCCGCCGCGTTTCTGGACGGCACCACGATCGAGGGCTGGGCGCAGCAGCTTGATACCCGCGTCTACCTCGCCCCCAGGCGCAAACTCGACGCGCTTCAGGGCAGTTTTGACGTGCCTATCCACACGTTCAAAATCGACAGCGCCGCACTGTTTGCCGCCCTGTCCGACTATATCGACCTCAGCCCGATCAACAGCGGCAACGCCGACCGCCGCCCCGCGCGGCGTGGTGAGTGGATCTACGTGCCCGCCACGGCCCCTGCCGCCACCTTTCGCGACAATCGCCGCATCCGGGGGCTCGTCACAACCCGCGACAGCGTGCGCGAGGTTTCTATCACCTGCCCTGTTCCACCAGAAACGCTCGACCGGGTGCTGCAATGA
- a CDS encoding 3-hydroxyacyl-CoA dehydrogenase produces MQLNATAAVITGGASGLGEATARQFAAQGAQVCLLDRDATRGAAVAEEIGGYFIETDVTDETSVAAAIDSAGAAMGALTAAVNCAGIALGIKTVGRDGPHPLDAFQRTIDINLVGSFNVARLAAQAMAGNTPDAGGERGVIINTASIAAFDGQKGQAAYAASKGGIVGMTLPMARDLAKERIRVMTIAPGIFGTPMLMGLPQEVQDSLAATVPNPPRLGDPTEYARMAAFIVEMGYLNGEVIRLDGALRMQ; encoded by the coding sequence ATGCAGCTCAACGCCACCGCAGCCGTCATCACCGGGGGCGCGTCGGGCCTCGGCGAGGCCACCGCCCGCCAGTTCGCGGCGCAAGGGGCGCAGGTCTGCCTTTTGGATCGGGACGCCACACGAGGCGCCGCCGTTGCCGAAGAAATCGGTGGTTATTTCATCGAGACGGACGTTACCGACGAGACCTCCGTCGCGGCGGCGATCGACAGCGCTGGCGCGGCCATGGGGGCGCTGACGGCAGCGGTGAACTGCGCGGGCATCGCGCTGGGGATCAAGACGGTGGGCCGCGACGGGCCGCACCCGCTCGACGCCTTCCAACGCACAATCGACATCAATCTGGTGGGCAGTTTCAACGTCGCGCGCCTTGCGGCACAGGCGATGGCGGGAAACACGCCCGACGCAGGCGGCGAGCGCGGGGTGATCATCAACACGGCCTCCATCGCGGCGTTTGACGGGCAAAAGGGGCAAGCGGCCTATGCTGCCTCCAAGGGCGGGATTGTGGGCATGACCCTGCCCATGGCGCGCGATCTGGCGAAAGAGCGCATTCGCGTGATGACCATCGCGCCCGGCATCTTTGGCACGCCTATGCTGATGGGCCTGCCGCAAGAGGTGCAGGACAGTCTGGCCGCGACCGTGCCAAACCCGCCACGGCTCGGCGATCCCACTGAATACGCGCGCATGGCGGCGTTCATCGTCGAGATGGGCTATTTGAACGGCGAGGTGATCCGCCTCGACGGGGCGCTGCGCATGCAGTGA
- the tyrS gene encoding tyrosine--tRNA ligase, whose translation MTYHPKSDFVSVMMERGFLADCTDYQGLDEALKSGGAPGYIGFDATAKSLHVGSLIQIMMLRWLQKTGGKPITLMGGGTTKVGDPSFRADERPLLGPEQIDANIAGIKQVFSAYLTYGDGPSDAMMINNAEWLDGLNYLDFLRDIGRHFSINRMLSFESVKSRLDREQSLSFLEFNYMILQAYDFMELHRRYGCILQMGGSDQWGNIVNGIDLTRRVIDGEVYGLTSPLLTTSDGKKMGKSQNGAVWLNPDMLSPYEFWQFWRNTTDADVGRFLKLYTELPVDECDRLGALGGAEINEAKVRLANEITGLLHGAEAAQAAEATAREVFERGGVGDDLPTLTLSAEEVGDGISIVQLIVRAGLVKSGKEAKRLIAENGARLDDAPLTDAGLMLDAGALASPVKLSAGKKRHALVQIG comes from the coding sequence ATGACATACCATCCCAAATCCGATTTCGTCTCTGTGATGATGGAGCGCGGCTTTCTCGCCGACTGTACGGATTATCAGGGGCTGGATGAGGCGCTTAAATCCGGGGGCGCGCCGGGCTATATCGGATTTGACGCGACGGCCAAATCTCTGCACGTGGGCTCGCTTATCCAGATCATGATGCTGCGCTGGCTGCAAAAGACCGGCGGGAAGCCCATCACCCTGATGGGCGGCGGGACGACCAAAGTGGGCGATCCGAGCTTTCGCGCCGATGAACGCCCCCTTTTGGGGCCGGAGCAGATCGACGCCAATATCGCGGGCATCAAACAGGTGTTCAGCGCCTACCTTACCTACGGCGACGGCCCGTCGGATGCGATGATGATCAACAATGCCGAATGGCTCGACGGGTTGAACTATCTCGATTTCCTGCGCGACATCGGGCGGCATTTCTCGATCAACCGGATGCTGTCGTTTGAATCGGTGAAATCGCGGCTGGACCGCGAGCAATCGCTCAGCTTTCTCGAATTCAACTACATGATCCTGCAAGCCTATGATTTCATGGAGCTGCATCGCCGCTATGGCTGCATCCTGCAAATGGGGGGATCGGATCAATGGGGCAATATCGTCAACGGCATCGATCTGACGCGCCGGGTGATTGATGGCGAGGTCTACGGGCTGACGTCGCCCCTGCTGACCACGTCCGATGGCAAGAAGATGGGCAAATCCCAGAATGGCGCGGTCTGGCTGAACCCGGATATGCTCAGCCCCTACGAATTCTGGCAGTTCTGGCGCAACACCACCGACGCCGACGTGGGCCGGTTCCTGAAACTCTACACCGAACTGCCGGTCGATGAATGTGACCGCTTGGGCGCGCTTGGCGGGGCCGAGATCAACGAAGCCAAAGTGCGGCTCGCCAATGAGATCACGGGCCTGTTGCACGGCGCTGAGGCCGCGCAGGCGGCAGAGGCGACCGCCCGCGAAGTATTCGAGCGCGGCGGTGTGGGAGACGATCTGCCCACCCTGACGCTGAGCGCCGAGGAGGTCGGCGACGGTATCTCCATCGTGCAGCTGATCGTGCGTGCGGGTCTGGTGAAATCGGGCAAAGAGGCCAAGCGCCTGATCGCGGAGAACGGGGCACGCCTGGACGATGCGCCATTGACGGATGCGGGGCTGATGCTGGACGCGGGCGCGCTGGCCTCACCGGTGAAACTGTCGGCGGGCAAAAAGCGGCATGCGTTGGTTCAGATCGGCTGA
- the rpmF gene encoding 50S ribosomal protein L32, whose translation MAVQQNKVSKSRRNNRRAHDSLVAANPNECSNCGELKRPHHICAACGHYADAEIVALTDEIDLDEDAA comes from the coding sequence ATGGCTGTCCAACAGAACAAAGTTTCCAAATCCCGCCGCAACAACCGCCGGGCCCACGATTCGCTTGTGGCTGCAAACCCCAACGAATGCTCCAACTGCGGCGAGCTGAAGCGCCCGCACCATATCTGCGCGGCCTGCGGCCACTATGCGGATGCGGAAATCGTTGCCCTCACGGACGAGATTGATCTCGACGAAGACGCAGCGTAA
- a CDS encoding cupin domain-containing protein, with the protein MTAPLTADEIIARLDLAPHPEGGHYRQTWIAENAGRPTGTCIYFLLKEGERSDWHAVDATEIWHFHTGAPLRLELAGSTAGPASVHTLSGDLRVGAPQIIVPEGHWQRASSTGAFTLVSCTVSPGFQFSGFTLRPDLEIPV; encoded by the coding sequence ATGACCGCACCGCTCACCGCCGATGAGATCATTGCCCGGCTCGACCTCGCGCCGCACCCCGAGGGTGGGCACTACCGTCAGACGTGGATCGCTGAGAACGCGGGTCGCCCCACCGGCACCTGCATCTATTTCCTGCTCAAGGAGGGCGAGCGTAGCGACTGGCATGCGGTGGACGCGACCGAGATCTGGCATTTCCACACGGGCGCACCTCTGAGACTGGAATTGGCCGGCAGTACCGCAGGCCCCGCCAGTGTGCATACATTGAGCGGCGATCTGCGCGTGGGCGCGCCGCAGATCATCGTGCCGGAAGGACATTGGCAGCGCGCCAGCTCCACCGGCGCCTTTACGCTCGTCAGCTGCACGGTTTCGCCCGGCTTTCAATTCAGCGGCTTCACGCTGCGCCCCGATCTGGAGATCCCCGTATGA
- a CDS encoding GNAT family N-acyltransferase, with translation MLWPGGRAEDAFDAGARHLTITDRQSGAVVCTCRLTTVTGAAILQTYTAQFYGVDALAQRGGR, from the coding sequence GTGCTTTGGCCCGGCGGGCGGGCGGAGGATGCGTTTGACGCAGGCGCGCGGCATCTGACGATCACTGACCGGCAAAGCGGCGCGGTGGTCTGCACCTGCCGCCTGACGACCGTGACGGGGGCCGCGATCCTTCAGACCTATACCGCCCAGTTCTACGGCGTGGACGCGCTTGCGCAACGCGGGGGCCGATGA